Part of the Venturia canescens isolate UGA chromosome 2, ASM1945775v1, whole genome shotgun sequence genome is shown below.
tgcaacgttggagtccaacgaaatgaaggaaaaaaatatttgtgattcacgaattttttattttacgaaatatcggtacaggttgaaaaactactaaTTGCATATTTgtcagggaacgaaattgcagaattactgaaattattggagggtcttttacatcattttgttgaactccaactttgcaaacttcaacgtcatctatttttcatagataatgagttttttaaaagattttttgccTCATGAGGATAACTCTACACTACGAAAGTTTCcatattttgagattttttcattcagaatgaatttttcgtatgCTTGATGATCGCTTGTCCcgaatttatctttttttgtgaaaagaaGTTTAATATATTTGTTCATGCCCCAAAAAATGAGTTTGCAGTgtaaacaatataaaaaaaatttgttcattaaatttttaaataaaaaaatgaagaattttagtttttttggTATTTGACACATGCGTAACCCCTCGAATTCTTTTCGTCATGAACCTTGAGGTGATCGCGTGAATGAATGACAATTAAACGTCGAATTGTTGAAGTTTTTGTTGTACAGCCCGTAGGTTTTGGTAACTTTAGTTTTTATCCTTAAACTTATTACAGTCTGATAGCACGTAGGGTGAAAAAAGGAGCAAAggttaaaaaatcatgaatatGTTTTGTATCAAACGCCAGGGCGACGTAGTGCAAACCGCTTTGGAAGTTGGACATGGAAACCGTCTCAGGCATTCGGACAGGGCTCTGTCACATTCGCACAAACGTTGAGCGCACGATCCGGAACCGCCCCATTTACCGTGCTCGacggctgaaaaaaaaaacaaaatgttgctaataaaaatgcaaattaAGGAAGAAATATAAATGGAGAAAATATTCACTCACCGCAGATTGGTCTGTAGCCTCGGTAACACTTCCAGTAATAAGGTACAAAATACTGAAGAAAACTCGGACACTCTGTTGCGTCGTAACACCGATCATGCATTCTGCAACATCTGTAAATACAAAATATCTAAAgttagattttttaaaaacttttcgaaaatatccAACGTTCCCCTGTTTTTCTCAGTAAAATTCATTAATCTGAAAAAGCcaatatttttatggaaactAAGGCCCGAACCTTTTCAGAACTTCTTTATTCGTTTTATGCGTCATGATGGAAAAATCTGcagttattttataataaattttcaatgtcaatcaTTTAGCGAGTTGTATATCAAAGTCGTGCATCGAAAATGtgcaatattttaaaaattcagttgCTCAAATATGATCTGTGGGTttataaaatgattttcatttttatttttattcttaaagATGAGATTCGTCTGAAATGAGGGTGCTTAAAAAGAGTGAATAATTTAGAGTAAAACAAATGTTTGGAAATGAAACTCAATTCGAAATAaaccataaaaaataatctcaaaaaatattgtcaaTATTGACATTTTCATTATGCTAATGAATTATTTCCTTCTTGTTCAGAGTGGTGAAAAGTCGCAGTGAATGGAACGTTTGGCACGAACGTATTAGCGAGTGTTTTTGTGTGTACACATGAATTTTCGTCGAACGCTAAAttgtcttcaatttttcaccaGTCCGGAGGGAGCTCGAAATGTAAGAGAGTGGAAATCGTGAGGAGAATTCGTTTCTTACTGATCGATGCCATCGACCGCGGATCCGGAGCCGAGGAAGCCGCAGTAGCATCCGTAACCTTTGTAAGAGATCGGGTTGCATCCGGTGGCGCAAACGACCATGTTGTAAAGATGAACGACGCTTCTTCTCGATCGATTATGCGACGTCGATCGAACGCCACTCGAGCTAACGTTGCAATTTCCGTCGAGCGGTGACTGCGAGCGAACTCCTCCCCGTGAGTTCCTCAAATCTTTGGAATCGTTGCGGAATCCCCAAGGATCTCCGCTGTGACCGATCAAAACATCTCGACCGgaaatcaaatttcgtgacattattgcctcgagacttTTCCGTATCGTCTGAGTCCGGTGGGCTTCTGTTGGTTTTCGAAACTCCGAAACAACGTGACCtgcaacaatttcattttttttacatcgaatGGCTCATTGCCCACTCACGAGACCGTTAATCAATCGAATTTTCTACACTTTTCGCGCGACTGGAAAAGCAGAAAAGTTTTCTCCAATAAATATGTCTCGGTTTATAATTCTTCGGATAAATCGCCAGCAAACTCAACCTTCTAtaatctcttttatttttcgatgcaGTTATGTTTATAGACTAACACAAATGCTCCTCTGTGCTCCTAAACCTCGCGTGTCTCACTTTCATATTCTCCGCTCGGTTTATCCGCAGTGGATGTACACAAATAATTCCACAATACAAACTCAATGAGACATGGATATATGAGCCTGCAGACTTGAAAACACATTTCTATGAGTCAATCtcgccattttttaattcccctacaaaattcatcttcaaaGATTTCACGAGTACAATAACTTCGTACGAATTTCTAAGCTTTTGTTGGAGCGATGAACGATGATTGGACGCACGCATGTGCGAGACGCGAATCTTGCTCTCAATGATGCTCCATTATTTCAATTCGATGTTGCCTCGAAAAATCATCATTCGTTTGATGTTCGGTATTTGGCGAATTGCCAGAAATTTCAACAGAAATTCATGGATTTTGAGATCCTTCGAAAACTAATTTGCCATTTAAAAACTCTTGCAATCGATGTCGAACTTTTTTAATCTTCGTTAAATTCCTATGTCGACTTTTTCAACAGGCttgatttgaaaaactattCGTCAACAGTtcagatttttgttttctcgatATTGAAAATCTCTTGAACTTTGTTCACTTTTTGGCTGACGTTTTGGCAGTTTCGACTGTTTAAAAAAACCCCGGAATTCCGATAATCCATTTGGCTGACTAAGAGACTTTTGTTTCCTGCATATTATCTTTTTCCTTCGAGAATGAATATTGCTTTCGGAGAATAGTAAAATTGAGGATTAAACTTTCGCACAATTCACGAGTCCGAAGTAAATTGAGAGTGGTAAAaagaataatataaaaaagtaagagaataaagaaagaagcgaataatttttgttcaactCTCACTCGGCTGAGATTGTCTGGCAGCGATTGTGTTCGCAGTGAATAatatgaaatttcttttttcatttacatcaATGCTCAGAGTTTTGATCTCCCGAGCGACTTTTCACCTGACGCACGAGTCTTTTCCCTCGTAGCGATCTCAGCACTCATCATTACCGGCTAATTTTTCTTCACGAAACTTTAAAGaggggaaaaataaaaaaagaagaaaaaccttCGGAGTAGCCGGCTCGCGAATAGCGGTCAGTGCGTAAACGACGAACTCTGTAACTGTACAAGTTCGTCACGGTCAGTGTTACACTCCTCGCCAGCGATTGCGAGCGAGCAATCACGAGCACTCGAGTGTAAGGGACTCGCCGAGATTCCATTAAATTTGAATCATcctcgttccctctctcttccctCTTGCTCTCTCACACTCTCCCTTGGAGTCTCAAAAAGTGCACGGCACTTTTCCGCTTCTTACGATTCTTCAATCCAAAATCTCGTATCAcaataatattgaaatgaaCGAGTCTGCAGGAGACACCGAAGGAAGGAAAGACAGTCTAATTTTCGCTGTTATCCTAACTGAAGTTCGACAGGCTTTGAGCTAGCCAAAGTGCACATTATTACTGTTTTTATTCGTTGCAAAAATGTAGTAATACCGCACGGATGCGTGCACTTTTCGTAATGGGCAATGAGTTTCTAGGCACGAGGCACAATTTATCGTATGCCAGCTGCTTAATAACAATAATCTTCACGAATATCAtcataataatgataaaagtgaTCGTATGTAACTGTGATTACATTGCGATTCAAGATTCAGCCTATATTACACTCGTCTCGTAAACGGCTCGAATAAATTGCTTTATTACATGGCCGGACGATCGAAGTGACTCGTCGTCGGTGGCACTCAGCGATTTGTCGATTATCGTGATTTAGTGTCTggttttttgagtttttttttggaacgACGGAAAttctttggaaaaaaagaaattcagtTTACGCTTTAGAATGGTGCTTTCGGGTCGATGCTTCTTCTCGGACACTCTCGTTTCGCGGAGTCAGAGAGCGTTCATTGCTcctcttttttatttagtgTCCAACACTCTGACCTCGGCCGTGAAAAGTGTTGAATGCGTGTGCTCGAAACTGCTCGATTTCCTTGGCACTTTGAGATCgctgtgaatttttatttcttcaaagtGACGAAGtaaacaacgtttttttctttatctcaaTCTGAATCTTCGATAATCTCGTTGGAGAATGTTAAAATGGACGAGAAAATGGACGCTTTCGATGGGGGATTATCGCGCACTGCGAATCGGAGCGAAATGGATGAGATTAAAAATGGGAAATGAGAGGGAAGCTCAATCCGAATgattaatttcgaaataaatttttatcgccAACATTATCGTCGTATTTTTGGAAGCAGGAAATTTCTCGATCGTTATCGAGGCTCCACGGGAGTCGAATCTCGAGCTCGAGCATTTTTCGGCGTCATGCCAATGCCACGAATTGGTTCGAACGAACCGGCAGCGACGCAGCATCGAAAATTCGTTCGAACGATGTGGGTCTTTGGGTTACGAGGCATTCGCGAAGCACGAAACATTCTCTCAGGAGTTTCAAATCTCTTATAGTCATGACGGACTCGCAGTATATAATATATCGTGTGAAACGCGTTAATTAACGAAGCCTTCTCGTGTGCGTGTGCTCCGCAAAGTCAATAGATGCTATAACAAGGTGTGCACAATCCTTCCATTGAATTAGAATTCCCATGCAGCCGCCTACGGGCCCGGAAAATTGTTTAGTAATCTTGCTGTACCTGTATACACCCTCACGGATTATAAAGTCCAACATTATTAATAAGCTTCGCTAACTCTGTGATGTACGATTTCATTACACTGTAATTGCCATTATTTAATTGTTGTCATGGAATTATCACTCAGGCGTAAAAGGGATTTATCGATTTGGAGGTGAATTCATGGAAATGTACTTTGTACGATGAAAGTTTGATGGAGCCAACCATTGTCGCGACTGGTTTAGCTCgttcattcaaatttaaaaatttttccagatGATTCAACGGACAAAAGCCAAGTGATTTTGTTCCAACGAGCTGCAAATTTCATTTGCTCACGCTTACTTTTTAGCTGCCCCAATCAATGGTTGATTGAATCTCAAttatgatgctgaagtttgcaactttggaagtcaacgaaatgatctaaaaaatccTCTATTAATTCTAGAATACTTCGATTTGCTTTCCTGCacaatttgcaattcgtaggcttttcaacctgcaccgatacttcgtgaaatgaataattggtagattacaaatgtttttttcgttcgtttcgttggactccaacgctgcaaaGTTTAGCGTCGTTCTCGATTAGCGAATCGTGTTGATGGTACTCGTTCTGATGAATAAATTAGTTAATTTCCACGATATTTTACTTCGTTAACAGGAATTCGTTGAGCAGCACCAAAGCTCTGTTGGTTAGATCAATAACGTTTTTATAAATTGTGTCCTCTGATCTCAGCAATATTTTGTggttaaaattgaatattgtttgTCTCGATTTACTTTTATCAGGGCGTTTTTTTCAGCTGGGGCAATTCGATGGAATTTATTGCGAGTTTTATTGTGAGATTGGTCCACTGGTACGTTTTCTGCAGAATCGAGAGTCGACTAATGGATGTTTCGAACCTGCACAGAGCTAATTCGTGCGGTGGGAATGATTTCTTTGACTGTTCTCTTGTTTGTTTTTGAACAAATGATTTTACGAGGCAGGAAGAGTCGAGAGGAGGATTTACGAGAGCAAAATGTAGCTGGCAGAAGCGGTGGAGAAGCGCACGTGCATAAAGTCGTCGGTGGGTGCTTCATCTGCATTTATTTCGTTCATTCTTCGCGGAAGAATTCGAAGCTTGGGGAATAAGAAAGGCTCGTTGGGAAACTTGAACTTTCGGTTTCTTCTTGGCCGAGTTAAATCCGGCAGTTTATCGTTTCACATGTTTTCACCATTGAATAAACTCGAACGTACAAATCAAGTGGAAAGGAATGTTCGTTACCTTGTGCGTTGAACGTGAGTGTAGTCAGTAGTGCGAGGGAGATCCCGATTGACCTTATTCTATGAAATCCACGTGGGATCGCCGATGAAATTTCGACGGGGCACATCGAACGCACTTGCACAATGGAGCACGGTTCAGAGGAAACGACCGGGGCGTGTTGGTAATCGtcgaaaaactatttcaacgCTCGTCATCGTTTTTCACCCAATTTTTTACTGTCGTTCTGCCCCCTCATTTTTAACcccgaatatttttcacgtcAATTCACTCTCGTCGAtcgaggaacgaaaaaaaagaaaaccgaTGAGTTATCGATCTTTCGCTCGTTTTTCACTCTCCTCGAATCACCGCAAAATTGAGTTTCTTCatattataaatatgaaaatgttgCCCCGACGAGCTTCGAGCCGGTCACCGAACGCTAACCGCCTGCTTCAGACGGAACTTTATTACTGAAATCTTTTCCAATGCAAACTCAACCCGCTCGCCACCTTCTTTGTGTACTTTTTGAACTTCTTTTTTCACCCCCAATGAGAATGTAACGAGCTATCGAAAATCCCGAGTCTTGTCCCCTCGTCGTCGCTCCGACACGAAGAATGACAAGGATCACGACGCGACCGTCGAGTCGAAGCAAACGCCGCGAAACTGGATGAGGAAGGCGAATCGTCCGTGCGTTCAGCTGCCGTTACAGTTCTCCGAGATGCGTTTTCCTACACTTTCACTCTACACGCTCTTCTTTGACTCCCGCGAGTGTCCTCCGATTGTGGAAAGAGACTTTATCTTCGGAATCAACTTTGCCGGACCGTTATTCACTGCGTCGTTGCTAAATCGGATTCGCGCTTATTTCATTAAACGGATTCCGAAGGGAATCGAACTTTGGCCACAAAATACTTTGATTTCATGCTCATTACTCATTACGGATGAATTAAACTCTCGGAAAtggattttcaacggaaacaTTTACGAAGGGAATcacatatttttgaaaatattctcggcgatcgatcgaaaaacgttttttccttgAGTCTCGACATTTTCGTCTCGAAAAATGCCAGAAAACAAAGTGAAAGGACACTGCGACTAATCAACTTCGAGGGAAACGACACCATTTCAGACGTTGGaagattttctataaaatacagaaatccaaaaatttcgtttcgtttcaacaaaacagcctcgaataaaatttattcaaagaaCAAAAGTGGCCTTATCTGCATGGTTTTTTTTGTCAGCGAAGTggcaaaaatgagaaattaagTGCTCGGATTCTCATGACCGGAAGCTTTATTTTCTCACAGTCGACATTGCGAATGACAAAATCCATTGAACCTCGGGTGACTGGGACACCGAGAATAATGAGAGATTTCGCTGATAAGAGCTCTCGGTTTTCGGGTGAATCATGTGACAAGGTACCTGAAGAATAATTGAAGTTTCGCAAAATTGTTCAGAGTTTGTAAAGATCATTCTGCGAAGTCAAACTTTCTCAAGATTAAATAAacgtttgtaaaaaaaaaaagatttttttagttACTGAGAAATCACAGATGAAGTGGATCTTAAACGTGTTATTTGGCGTTAGTTATTAGtcgaaaaacgaatgaaaaagtacGTGGCAAAAAGAATGCacgcaaaaaatttttcgttcaaaacatctgaaaaactataaaaaagaaacgtttGAAGAAACTTGGCAAGAAGATGTGCAGGCACAAAGATCATCCAAAAAACGTTACATTCTAAAATAAGGAATAGAAACAGTTTAGAATCAAATTTCCTTCAGCCGCCTGCGAAGTTATTTGAGAATGGCAACACTTCGCCAAAATAACACGAACGAAGAATTCGACAACATACAAATagaataattttataatcgcaGTACATTTTTGTTCGAGGGATAAATTgagtataaatataaaaatcaaaattgattaaaattattttggtaaaacaattttttcaattctatgGTACAATTACTGAATACATTGGGAAGTGAACAATTATTTTCGCCCCTCATTAAATACAGGTCAGCGAGTATTGTGAAATCTATTATGAATTATAGTTCATCGAAATGTGATAATGCTACGACCATTAGCCATGGCCTGGAACAATTAATATATTCTAGTCTTTAAGGGCGGGCTAACGTCTATTCG
Proteins encoded:
- the LOC122407085 gene encoding uncharacterized protein isoform X2; this translates as MCPVEISSAIPRGFHRIRSIGISLALLTTLTFNAQGHVVSEFRKPTEAHRTQTIRKSLEAIMSRNLISGRDVLIGHSGDPWGFRNDSKDLRNSRGGVRSQSPLDGNCNVSSSGVRSTSHNRSRRSVVHLYNMVVCATGCNPISYKGYGCYCGFLGSGSAVDGIDQCCRMHDRCYDATECPSFLQYFVPYYWKCYRGYRPICAVEHGKWGGSGSCAQRLCECDRALSECLRRFPCPTSKAVCTTSPWRLIQNIFMIF
- the LOC122407085 gene encoding uncharacterized protein isoform X1, coding for MESRRVPYTRVLVIARSQSLARSVTLTVTNLYSYRVRRLRTDRYSRAGYSEGHVVSEFRKPTEAHRTQTIRKSLEAIMSRNLISGRDVLIGHSGDPWGFRNDSKDLRNSRGGVRSQSPLDGNCNVSSSGVRSTSHNRSRRSVVHLYNMVVCATGCNPISYKGYGCYCGFLGSGSAVDGIDQCCRMHDRCYDATECPSFLQYFVPYYWKCYRGYRPICAVEHGKWGGSGSCAQRLCECDRALSECLRRFPCPTSKAVCTTSPWRLIQNIFMIF